ATAAAGCTGACGCTTCCTGTTTGTTGGAGGCTCGGTGATGGAATTCCGGTCAACCCCCTGACCCCCAATCTTAGGGGAAGAACAAGAAAAATTAGGGGACACCCCTAAAACCCGGACAGAGAAGGGTCTCTGCATTCTCACTCGCCCCTTATAGCGACTTCAGAATCTGCTCAGCCTTCTCCAGATTATCCGGCTTTATCACCACCACTGCCTGTTTGGTCGCTGGGTCGGTGTAGGCATAGAAGTACTTGAGATTGATCCCGGCCTTGGTCAGCGGCTTTACTACGTTATTCAGCATCCCGCCCGGCACATCCGGCATGGAATAAGCAAGGAGCGTATCCAGCCGGGTGGTGAATCCAGCCTCGCGCAACGATTCCTGGCTCTGCTCGGCATGAGGCAGCACCATTCGCACAATCCCGAACTCGCCGCTATCGCTGATGGAAAGGGCACGGATATTGATCTGCGCCTTCTCAAGCGCTCCAAGGATATCCTCCAATCTGCCTGGCTTGTTTTCGACAAAGACAGAAATCTGCTTTACTCTCATGGCTGAGTCCTCCTTGAGTCTTTTATGAAAGGATATAATCAACCCCCTGGCCCCCACTCTTGGGGGAAAGAGAGTTTAGGGGACACCCCTAAAACCCCGGCAGGAAGAATCCTGCACCTCTTTGAACTCTTGCTCATGTCTTTGCGAGGAGTCCTTCCAAAGAAGGACGACGAAGCAATCTCAAGACAATACGCGGAGATTGCTTCACTTCGTTCGCAATGACATATTCTATTTCAACTCATCCCGATTGACCACCCGCTTGGACTTGCCTTCGTAGCGGGTGATGGTCTTAGGCTCCACCAGCTTGATCTTGGCGGTAATGGCCAGCACGCTATCCATCTCGTCACGGAGCCGCTTTTCCAGGTCCTTCATCTTGGACATCTCATCGGAGAAGATGCCTTCCGATACTTCCACCCATATCTCCAAATAGTCCGACTTGAACCCTTCCTGCCGATCCACCACGATCATATAGTGCGGCTCCACACCCTCGACCGCCAGCAGCACGCTCTCTATCTGAGAGGGGAAGACATTGACCCCTTTGATCACCAGCATATCGTCGGTACGCCCCATCACACGGGTCATTCGAACATGAGTCCGGCCGCATTTGCATGGCTCAGGAGTCAGGCTGGTGATATCCTTGGTGCGGAACCGGATCACAGGCTGGGCTTCCTTGCTGAGAGTGGTCAGCACCAGTTCCCCTGCCGATCCGTAGGGCAGCGGTTCACCGGTGACCGGATCAATGATCTCCGCCAAAAAGTGGTCTTCCCAGATGTGCATGCCACACTGTTCCGTGCATTCCACGGAAACACCCGGCCCGATCACCTCGGTCAGGCCGTAGATGTTGATAGCTTTGACGTGCATCTTTCCCTGGATTTCATCCCTGAGCTGATCGGACCACGGCTCCGCCCCGCAAATGGCCAGCCGAAGCTTGGTCTCCCGCCAGTCGATCCCCAACTCCTTGGCGGTCTCATGCAGGATCAGCGCATACGAAGGAGTACAGGTCAAAACAGTGGTACCCAGGTCTTGCAGCAAAAGCAACTGCCGCTTGGTATTTCCGCCGCTGGTGGGAAGTACCGCCGCCCCCAGGCGTTCGCCGCCGTAGTGGAAGCCGAGTCCGCCAGTGAAAAGTCCGTATCCATAGGAATTCTGCATCACATCGCCTGCGGCCATGCCTGCAGCAGCCATCGATCGGGCCATCACTTCCGACCACATATCGATATCTCCCTGAGTATAAGGAGCCACAATCGGCTTGCCAGTGGTGCCGCTCGATGAATGAAAGCGAACCACTTTGTTGAGCGGAACACACATCAATCCAAAAGGATAATTGTCTCGAAAGTCGGCCTTGCTGGTAAAGGGCAACTTGGTAATATCGGAGAGCTTCTTGATATCGGCGGGTTTGACGCCTTTCTCCTTTAAGGTTCGCTGGTAGAAAGGCGACTTCTCATATACGTGAGCCACCTGCTTCTTCAGCCGCTCCAGCTGGAGTTTCTCCAGCTCGACTCTGGACATCTTTTCAAGCTGAGGATCTCGTATCATCTGGACACCCCTTTTTCTTTCATCGATTGGGTCACCTGGGCTCCCTTGTGGAACGCCTGAATGCTGGAATCAAGGAATTTCGGAGGGACCTTGCGCCGGATATCTTCCAGCCACAACTCATCCTTCAGATCAAGAAATGCGGCTATCGCCCCCATCATCACCATGTTCAGCGCTCTGGGATTTTTGACTTCCTCTCCAATCCGCGCAGCCGGAAGCAGATAGACTTTCTCGGTATAATGAGCCAGGATCGACTTGATCTTGTCCCATCCCGGATAAGGAACTCCGCCGCTCATCGATGAGACGGGAATGATGGTCACATCGGCAACGATGGCCACACCGCCCGGGCTCAAATACGAAGCCCAGCGAGCCGCCTCGATCTCTTCGAAGCCTATCAGGAAATCCACTTCCCCCTTCTTGATCATCGGGGAGAAGACGTTCTGGCCCCAGCGGACATTGCTGACCACGCTGCCGCCTCGTTGCGCCATTCCCAGAGAATCGGTTTTCTTCACATCGTATCCGGCCTTCATACCGATCTCCGCCAGAGCATCGCTCGCCAAGATCACGCCCTGCCCGCCAACTCCCACCATCAATACATTTACATCTTTCATGATTTCATCTCCACGATCGCTTCCTGCGGACATACCTGCTGACATACACCACACCCCACACACGCCGCCGCATCGATCTGTACCGCGTCATTTTGAATGATGATCGCCGGGCATCCTACATCCAGACAGCCACGGCAATCGATGCACAGGTCAGGATCGACCCGGCGGGAAGTATTCTTCACCTTGAATTTCAAAGCGCAAAGACCCCGGACGATGACCACCGATGGCTCCTTGGCCGCCGTACTGGCCTTGATTGCCGCTTCGATTGCCGCCATGTCATAAGCGCTGACCACTTTGATATCCTTGATCCCGATCCCTTCGCACAGCTTCTCCAGATTCACCTGCGGACCCTTCGATCCATCCATGGCCATGCCCGTGCCGGGGTGGCCCTGACCGCCGGTCATGGCGGTGGTGCCGTTATCCAGGATGATCACCGTGTTGGCGCTCTGCTTGAAGACCATATCGGCCAGGCCAGTGATGCCGGAGTGCATGAAGGTGGAGTCACCGATCACAGACACTGTTTTGTTGGGAACCCCGGCCTTCTCCATCCCGATGGCATGCCCGATGCTCGCTCCCATACAGGCGCAGGTATCCAGCGCGCCGAGCGGCTCGTAGACGCCCAGGGTGTAGCATCCAATATCGGCGGCGATCACCATTTCTTTCTCGGTGAGCGGCCTCAACACGGGCGAGGGCTTGATGCTGCTATCGAATCCGAGTTTGCGCAAGATCATCTCCGGCCCCACATGCGGGCAACCGGCGCAGAGCTGCGGTCGGCGAGGCGGAATCTGAACCGCCGGAGGCGGCTTTGAGGCGACTACAGGAGCCGGAAGCAGCCCGGCTTTGACCGCCGCCGCTTCCACGATCTCCGGATTGAATTCCCCGATAATGGGGAAGAACTCCTTCCCTGAAACTTTGATGCCCAGCATCCGCACCTCTTCTTCGAGGTACGGGTCATTCTCTTCGATAACGATCACCCGGTCGACCTCAGAGGCGAACTTGCGGATCATGTTGGCTGGAACGGGATAGGTGGTAACGAGTTTAAGAAACGAGGCATTCTTGAAGACTTCCC
The Dehalococcoidia bacterium genome window above contains:
- a CDS encoding ACT domain-containing protein, which gives rise to MRVKQISVFVENKPGRLEDILGALEKAQINIRALSISDSGEFGIVRMVLPHAEQSQESLREAGFTTRLDTLLAYSMPDVPGGMLNNVVKPLTKAGINLKYFYAYTDPATKQAVVVIKPDNLEKAEQILKSL
- a CDS encoding phenylacetate--CoA ligase, with the protein product MIRDPQLEKMSRVELEKLQLERLKKQVAHVYEKSPFYQRTLKEKGVKPADIKKLSDITKLPFTSKADFRDNYPFGLMCVPLNKVVRFHSSSGTTGKPIVAPYTQGDIDMWSEVMARSMAAAGMAAGDVMQNSYGYGLFTGGLGFHYGGERLGAAVLPTSGGNTKRQLLLLQDLGTTVLTCTPSYALILHETAKELGIDWRETKLRLAICGAEPWSDQLRDEIQGKMHVKAINIYGLTEVIGPGVSVECTEQCGMHIWEDHFLAEIIDPVTGEPLPYGSAGELVLTTLSKEAQPVIRFRTKDITSLTPEPCKCGRTHVRMTRVMGRTDDMLVIKGVNVFPSQIESVLLAVEGVEPHYMIVVDRQEGFKSDYLEIWVEVSEGIFSDEMSKMKDLEKRLRDEMDSVLAITAKIKLVEPKTITRYEGKSKRVVNRDELK
- a CDS encoding indolepyruvate oxidoreductase subunit beta, whose product is MKDVNVLMVGVGGQGVILASDALAEIGMKAGYDVKKTDSLGMAQRGGSVVSNVRWGQNVFSPMIKKGEVDFLIGFEEIEAARWASYLSPGGVAIVADVTIIPVSSMSGGVPYPGWDKIKSILAHYTEKVYLLPAARIGEEVKNPRALNMVMMGAIAAFLDLKDELWLEDIRRKVPPKFLDSSIQAFHKGAQVTQSMKEKGVSR
- the iorA gene encoding indolepyruvate ferredoxin oxidoreductase subunit alpha, which translates into the protein MKQLLSGNEAMALGAYHSGVSFATAYPGTPSTEILESFSQFKGVYAEWSINEKVAMEVGMGAAYGGVRTMVSMKHVGLNVAADPFFALSTTGTNAGIVVISCDDPGEHSSQGEQDNRHLAKMAKVPMLEPTDSQEVYELMQWAIKISEEFDTPVLFRSTTRISHCKSIVDITKDRPAETKKPGFMRSSAKYVMVPSNARVRRTNMEERITKLKAWVEDFPMNQIIRGDRKLGVITSGVAYQYAREVFKNASFLKLVTTYPVPANMIRKFASEVDRVIVIEENDPYLEEEVRMLGIKVSGKEFFPIIGEFNPEIVEAAAVKAGLLPAPVVASKPPPAVQIPPRRPQLCAGCPHVGPEMILRKLGFDSSIKPSPVLRPLTEKEMVIAADIGCYTLGVYEPLGALDTCACMGASIGHAIGMEKAGVPNKTVSVIGDSTFMHSGITGLADMVFKQSANTVIILDNGTTAMTGGQGHPGTGMAMDGSKGPQVNLEKLCEGIGIKDIKVVSAYDMAAIEAAIKASTAAKEPSVVIVRGLCALKFKVKNTSRRVDPDLCIDCRGCLDVGCPAIIIQNDAVQIDAAACVGCGVCQQVCPQEAIVEMKS